A genomic window from Camarhynchus parvulus chromosome 27, STF_HiC, whole genome shotgun sequence includes:
- the LOC115914087 gene encoding feather keratin Cos2-2-like, translating into MSCSEKCQQCRPCEPCCQPCGPCPLASSCNECCVRQCQSSHVVIEPPAVLVTLPGPILSSFPQNTAVGSSTSAAVGSILSSEGVPISSGGFDISCITNCCCGSRCCRPC; encoded by the coding sequence ATGTCCTGCTCTGAGAAGTGCCAGCAGTGCCGGCCCTGCGAGccttgctgccagccctgtggcccctgcccgctggccagcagctgcaatgagtgctgtgtcaggcagtgccagagctcccaCGTTGTCATTGAGCCgcctgctgtgctggtgacccTGCCCggccccatcctcagctccttcccacagaacaCCGCCGTGGGatcctccacctctgctgctgttggcagcatcctcagctctgagggagtgcccatcagctctgggggcttTGACATCTCCTGCATCACCAACTGCTGTTGTGGCAGCAGATGCTGTCGTCCCTGCTAG
- the LOC115914102 gene encoding feather keratin Cos2-2-like, giving the protein MSCSEKCQQCRPCEPCCQPCGPCPLASSCNECCVRQCQSSHVVIEPPAVLVTLPGPILSSFPQNTAVGSSTSAAVGSILSSEGVPISSGGFDISCITNCCGGSRCCRPC; this is encoded by the coding sequence ATGTCCTGCTCTGAGAAGTGCCAGCAGTGCCGGCCCTGTGAGccttgctgccagccctgtggcccctgcccgctggccagcagctgcaatgagtgctgtgtcaggcagtgccagagctcccaCGTTGTCATTGAGCCgcctgctgtgctggtgacccTGCCCggccccatcctcagctccttcccacagaacaCCGCCGTGGGatcctccacctctgctgctgttggcagcatcctcagctctgagggagtgcccatcagctctgggggcttTGACATCTCCTGCATCACCAActgctgtggtggcagcagaTGCTGTCGTCCCTGCTAA
- the LOC115914106 gene encoding feather keratin Cos2-2-like: MSCSEKCQQCRPCEPCCQPCGPCPLASSCNECCVRQCQSSHVVIEPPAVLVTLPGPILSSFPQNTAVGSSTSAAVGNILSCGGVPISSGGFDISCITNCYGSRCCRPC, from the coding sequence ATGTCCTGCTCTGAGAAGTGCCAGCAGTGCCGGCCCTGTGAGccttgctgccagccctgtggcccctgcccgctggccagcagctgcaatgagtgctgtgtcaggcagtgccagagctcccaCGTTGTCATTGAGCCgcctgctgtgctggtgacccTGCCCggccccatcctcagctccttcccacagaacaCCGCCGTGGGatcctccacctctgctgctgttggcaacATCCTCAGCTGTGGCGGAGTGCccatcagctctgggggcttTGACATCTCCTGCATCACCAACTGCTATGGCAGCAGATGCTGTCGTCCCTGCTAG